In Chanodichthys erythropterus isolate Z2021 chromosome 20, ASM2448905v1, whole genome shotgun sequence, the genomic stretch CCCAGGGCTGTGTTTGTAGACCTGGAGCCCACTGTCATTGGTAAGAAGATGGGTCTTCATTTTATCTATGATATTGTGTTTGTCAAAGAGCTTAGTTCGCTAAACGTTTCTTCATGACCCGTCTGTCCAGATGAGGTGCGCACTGGGACATACCGTCAGCTGTTCCACCCTGAGCAGCTCATCACAGGAAAGGAAGATGCTGCCAATAACTACGCTCGTGGACACTACACTATTGGAAAAGAAATCATTGACCTGGTGCTGGACAGGATTCGCAAACTGGTATGTAGTTGTaaatcaacaaacaaacaaacataaaatgaaTGATATATTATGTTTGGTTACTGACCAAACGGTTTCTTTTCAGGCTGACCAGTGCACAGGCCTCCAGGGTTTCCTGGTGTTCCACAGCTTTGGTGGTGGAACTGGTTCTGGCTTCACCTCTTTGCTGATGGAGCGTCTGTCTGTGGACTATGGCAAGAAGTCCAAGCTGGAGTTCTCCATCTACCCAGCTCCTCAGGTCTCCACCGCTGTGGTAGAGCCTTACAACTCCATCCTGACCACCCACACCACCCTAGAGCACTCTGACTGTGCCTTCATGGTAGACAATGAGGCCATTTATGATATCTGTCGCAGAAACCTCGACATTGAGCGTCCTACTTACACCAACCTCAACAGGCTCATTGGCCAGATTGTGTCCTCCATCACAGCCTCCCTCAGGTTTGATGGAGCCCTCAATGTCGATCTCACTGAGTTCCAGACCAACTTGGTGCCTTATCCTCGTATCCACTTCCCACTGGCTACCTATGCCCCAGTGATCTCCGCAGAGAAGGCTTACCATGAGCAACTCTCTGTGGCCGAGATCACTAATGCATGCTTTGAGCCAGCCAATCAGATGGTGAAATGCGACCCACGTCACGGCAAGTACATGGCTTGCTGCCTGCTGTACCGTGGTGATGTTGTACCCAAAGATGTGAACGCTGCAATCGCCACCATCAAGACCAAGCGCACCATCCAGTTTGTGGACTGGTGTCCCACTGGTTTCAAGGTTGGCATCAACTACCAGCCTCCCACTGTGGTTCCAGGTGGTGATCTGGCTAAAGTGCAGAGGGCCGTGTGCATGCTGAGCAACACCACAGCTATTGCTGAGGCCTGGGCTCGTCTCGATCATAAGTTCGATCTGATGTACGCCAAGCGTGCCTTTGTGCACTGGTATGTGGGTGAGGGTATGGAGGAGGGCGAGTTCTCAGAGGCCAGAGAGGACATGGCTGCCCTGGAGAAAGATTACGAGGAGGTTGGTGTCGACTCCATCGAGGGTGAGGGAGAAGAGGAGGGCGAGGAATATTAAATGGCAGAAAGAAGTGTGGCATCTAGGAATCATGAAATGGAAAAATTCAGGCAGTGAAAATTAAACCTCACAACCAATGAAAATGATGTTGTTACAGTTCTTTTGGACATATGAAATAAACCTCCTTTCAAACTAATTAAGGGGTGTCTTGTGTTAAATTGTTGTGTACATTTATATGAATAATGTATAGCAGATATAGCAACAGAAGTGTTTTAAAGATCAACAATTAAACGGGTGaggtataattataatttaaatgtattaaaaatactTGGTAAAGTTCAAccatttttcaacatgacatTAAATATACTAATTTGTTGTGCTCAAATACTGAGGAAAATGTTACCAGTGTCTTCAGAAACTATACATACATGCATTAGATGGAATACATTGGGGCCCATGAATGAGACAAAACAAGTACAATTACAAATTGTTTCTTTTAACTTACCAAAAAGTAACATGAACACAACATGGAGAGCAGCATTAGCCTAAACAACATTCTGAGCATTGCTGTAGTATATGACCATCATGGTAactctttacaataaggttcatttgatgacattaattaatgtattaactaatatgaactaaccatgagcaatacatttatttgttaatctttgttaacgttagttaataaaaatacagcagttaattgtttgttcatgttcacagtgcattaactaatgttaacaatacaactcttgattttaataatgtattagtaaatgttgaaa encodes the following:
- the LOC137009146 gene encoding tubulin alpha-1A chain, whose translation is MRECISIHVGQAGVQIGNACWELYCLEHGIQPDGQMPSDKTIGGGDDSFNTFFSETGAGKHVPRAVFVDLEPTVIDEVRTGTYRQLFHPEQLITGKEDAANNYARGHYTIGKEIIDLVLDRIRKLADQCTGLQGFLVFHSFGGGTGSGFTSLLMERLSVDYGKKSKLEFSIYPAPQVSTAVVEPYNSILTTHTTLEHSDCAFMVDNEAIYDICRRNLDIERPTYTNLNRLIGQIVSSITASLRFDGALNVDLTEFQTNLVPYPRIHFPLATYAPVISAEKAYHEQLSVAEITNACFEPANQMVKCDPRHGKYMACCLLYRGDVVPKDVNAAIATIKTKRTIQFVDWCPTGFKVGINYQPPTVVPGGDLAKVQRAVCMLSNTTAIAEAWARLDHKFDLMYAKRAFVHWYVGEGMEEGEFSEAREDMAALEKDYEEVGVDSIEGEGEEEGEEY